In a single window of the Elaeis guineensis isolate ETL-2024a chromosome 8, EG11, whole genome shotgun sequence genome:
- the LOC105036964 gene encoding LOW QUALITY PROTEIN: probable aldo-keto reductase 2 (The sequence of the model RefSeq protein was modified relative to this genomic sequence to represent the inferred CDS: deleted 4 bases in 2 codons) produces MAQGRVSVKKFSASAAVLPRDSLVSAQGLGCMGMSAFFGLPKPDPEMIALIHHAVNAGVTFLNTADVYGPFTNELLLGKVLRQGLEGRVELATKFGVVFSTGEREVRGDGRWSFGDPAYVRAACEASLKRLSVDYIDLYNQHRIDTRIPIEVTMGELKKLVEEGKIKYIGLSEAPAPTIRKAHAVHPITAVQLEWSLWTRDVEEDIVPTCRELGIGIVAYSPLGRGFFSSGQRLCIIYLSKILGRKFLLDLLSP; encoded by the exons atggcacaaggacgggtctccgtgaaGAAATTTTCGGCGAGTGCCGcggttttgccccgggattctttg GTCTCTGCCCAAGGCCTTGGTTGCATGGGAATGTCTGCTTTCTTCGGGCTTCCAAAACCTGATCCTGAAATGATTGCACTCATCCACCATGCAGTCAACGCCGGTGTCACCTTCCTCAACACCGCCGACGTCTATGGCCCCTTCACCAATGAGCTCCTCCTTGGCAAG gtcctgcgacaag GCCTTGAAGGAAGGGTGGAGCTGGCCACCAAGTTTGGGGTGGTATTCAGTACCGGGGAGAGGGAGGTGCGAGGAGACGGCCGATGGAGTTTT GGAGATCCGGCATATGTGAGGGCTGCCTGCGAGGCAAGCTTGAAAAGGCTCTCGGTA GACTACATTGATCTCTACAATCAGCACCGGATCGACACCCGAATTCCTATCGAAGTCACG ATGGGAGAACTTAAAAAGCTAGTTGAAGAAGGAAAGATAAAATATATAGGGTTGTCTGAGGCCCCTGCACCAACTATCAGGAAGGCACATGCGGTTCATCCAATTACTGCTGTCCAGCTTGAATGGTCTTTATGGACAAGAGATGTAGAAGAAGATATAGTTCCTACTTGCA GAGAACTTGGCATAGGAATTGTTGCCTACAGCCCACTGGGGAGAGGCTTTTTCTCCTCGGGGCAAAGATTATGTATCATCTATCTGAGCAAGATTTTGGGAAGGAAATTTTTATTAGACTTGCTTTCTCCTTGA